TCTCGGCGATCCGCGGCAGGAGGTGGCGGTACGCCACCGCGAGCTCGAGCCGCGCCACGTGCGAGCCCAGGCAGAAGTGCTCGCCGATCCCGAAGCCCAGGTGCGGGTTCGGGTCGCGCGCGACGCGGAAGGCGTCGCCGTCGGCGAAGACCTCCTCGTCGCGGTTCGCGCTCGGGTAGAAGAGCGCGACGGCCTCGCCGGCACGGATCCGCCGGTCGCGCAGCACGAAGTCGGCGGTGGCGGTGCGCGCGAAGTGGATGATCGGGCTCGTGTAGCGCACCACCTCCTCGACGGCGGAGCCGAGCAGCGCCGGGGTGCGCTGGAGCCTGCGCATCTCCTCCGGGTTCTCGATGAAGGCCAGCATGCCGCCGGTCGTGCCGTTGCGGGTGGTCTCGTTGCCGGCGATCACGATGATCAGGCAGAAGGTCAGGACGTCGATCTCGGGGATCGGCCGGCCGCCGACTTCGAGCCTCGCGAAGAGCGACACCAGGTCGTCGGCGGGCTTGCGGCGCTTCTCCTCGACGAGCTTTGCGAAGTAGCCGAACAGCTCCGTCATCGCGGCCAGCGCCGATTCCTGCGGCGTCTTGCCCTCCTGCCGGTACTCCGGGTCACCGGCGCCGATCGTGCGGTTGGTCCAGTCGAAGAGCAGCGGCCAGTCCGATTCCGGTACGCCCAGGAGCCACGCGATCACCGCGATCGGCAGCGGCGCCGACACCTCGCGCACGAAGTCGCACTCGCCGTACCCGCCGGGGCCGCTCTTCGCGAGCAGGGCGTCGACGATCTCCTTGCCGATCCGCTCGATGTCGCCGTGGATCGCGCGCAGGTAGCGCGGCGTGAAGCGCTTGCTGATGAGCTGGCGGTAGACGCCGTGCTTCGGCGGGTCGAGCTGGATCAGCGTCGGCGGAAACGCGTTCGGGACCTCGGGCAGGTGGCTCAGCACGAGCCGGGGGCCGTTCACGAACTGCTCCGGGCGCTTGCTGATCGTGACGACGTCGGCGTGCTTCGTGATGCACCAGAAGGGCATGCCCTCCGTCGCGTCGAAGCGGTGCACCGGGTCCTCGCGCCGCCAGCGCTTCCACAGCTCGTGCGGGTAGCCCCAGGCCGCGTAGTGGTCGGGGTGGATCGGGTGGAAGTCGTCGGGAGGGCGGGCGGCGGCGACCATGCGGGGCTCCTCGGTCGGACGCGGGCACGCGCGAAGGTGGCCTAGGCTCCGGGCGTGCGCCCACTGGAGCTGCTCGAGGACGCCGTGCCGGGGGAGCCGGCGCTCGACACCGCCGTCTCGCGGGCCCTGCTCGACGCGGTGGCGGCCGGCGAGCGGCCCGAGACGCTCCGCCTCTACCGGCCCGACGACGTGGTCGCGTTCTCGGGCCTCGACCGGGCGAGCCCGGGCTTCGCGCGCGCCGTCGCCGCGGCACGCGCGCAGGGCTTCGACGCGGCCTTGCGTCTCGCCGGCGGACGCGCCGCCGTCTTCCAGACCGGGTCGCTCGCCTTCGCGTGGGCGATGCCGGCCACCGAGCTGCGCGGCGGGATCGAGGAGCGCTTCGAGGCGGTCGCGGGCTGGGTCGCGGCGGCGCTGCGCCGGCTCGGGGTGGACGCGCGCGTCGGCGAGGTGCCGGGCGAGTACTGCCCGGGCGCCCACAGCGTGAACGCGCGCGGGCGCGTGAAGCTGATGGGCGTCGGGCAGCGCGTGGTGCGCGGCGCCGCGCACGTGGGCGGGGTCGTGGTGGTCGGCGGGAGCGGGCGCGTGCGCGGGGTGCTCGGGCCGGTCTACGCGGCGCTCGGCCTCCCCTTCGACCCGGTCAGCGCCGGCGCGGTCGAGGACGAGATCGGGCCGA
The DNA window shown above is from Deltaproteobacteria bacterium and carries:
- a CDS encoding cytochrome P450, which translates into the protein MVAAARPPDDFHPIHPDHYAAWGYPHELWKRWRREDPVHRFDATEGMPFWCITKHADVVTISKRPEQFVNGPRLVLSHLPEVPNAFPPTLIQLDPPKHGVYRQLISKRFTPRYLRAIHGDIERIGKEIVDALLAKSGPGGYGECDFVREVSAPLPIAVIAWLLGVPESDWPLLFDWTNRTIGAGDPEYRQEGKTPQESALAAMTELFGYFAKLVEEKRRKPADDLVSLFARLEVGGRPIPEIDVLTFCLIIVIAGNETTRNGTTGGMLAFIENPEEMRRLQRTPALLGSAVEEVVRYTSPIIHFARTATADFVLRDRRIRAGEAVALFYPSANRDEEVFADGDAFRVARDPNPHLGFGIGEHFCLGSHVARLELAVAYRHLLPRIAEIEVAGPVERLHSSLVGGVKRLPIRYRLAG
- a CDS encoding lipoate--protein ligase family protein, yielding MRPLELLEDAVPGEPALDTAVSRALLDAVAAGERPETLRLYRPDDVVAFSGLDRASPGFARAVAAARAQGFDAALRLAGGRAAVFQTGSLAFAWAMPATELRGGIEERFEAVAGWVAAALRRLGVDARVGEVPGEYCPGAHSVNARGRVKLMGVGQRVVRGAAHVGGVVVVGGSGRVRGVLGPVYAALGLPFDPVSAGAVEDEIGPIGPAAVGEALLGELGRLGFAPRPAPAGTFASLRARAGVLEPRFRVPACAGS